One stretch of Rattus norvegicus strain BN/NHsdMcwi chromosome 12, GRCr8, whole genome shotgun sequence DNA includes these proteins:
- the Piwil1 gene encoding piwi-like protein 1: MTGRARARARGRARGQETVQHVGAAASQQPGYIPPRPQQSPTEGDLVGRGRQRGMVVGATSKSQELQISAGFQELSLAERGGRRRDFHDLGVNTRQNLDHVKESKTGSSGIIVKLSTNHFRLTSRPQWALYQYHIDYNPLMEARRLRSALLFQHEDLIGRCHAFDGTILFLPKRLQHKVTEVFSQTRNGEHVRITITLTNELPPTSPTCLQFYNIIFRRLLKIMNLQQIGRNYYNPSDPIDIPNHRLVIWPGFTTSILQYENNIMLCTDVSHKVLRSETVLDFMFNLYQQTEEHKFQEQVSKELIGLIVLTKYNNKTYRVDDIDWDQNPKSTFKKADGSEVSFLEYYRKQYNQEITDLKQPVLVSQPKRRRGPGGTLPGPAMLIPELCYLTGLTDKMRNDFNVMKDLAVHTRLTPEQRQREVGRLIDYIHKDDNVQRELRDWGLSFDSNLLSFSGRILQSEKIHQGGKTFDYNPQFADWSKETRGAPLISVKPLDNWLLIYTRRNYEAANSLIQNLFKVTPAMGIQMKKAIMIEVDDRTEAYLRALQQKVTSDTQIVVCLLSSNRKDKYDAIKKYLCTDCPTPSQCVVARTLGKQQTVMAIATKIALQMNCKMGGELWRVDMPLKLAMIVGIDCYHDTTAGRRSIAGFVASINEGMTRWFSRCVFQDRGQELVDGLKVCLQAALRAWSGCNEYMPSRVIVYRDGVGDGQLKTLVNYEVPQFLDCLKSVGRGYNPRLTVIVVKKRVNARFFAQSGGRLQNPLPGTVIDVEVTRPEWYDFFIVSQAVRSGSVSPTHYNVIYDSSGLKPDHIQRLTYKLCHVYYNWPGVIRVPAPCQYAHKLAFLVGQSIHREPNLSLSNRLYYL, encoded by the exons ATGACTGGACGAGCCCGAGCCCGGGCCCGTGGCAGGGCCCGAGGTCAGGAGACGGTGCAGCATGTTGGGGCTGCTGCA AGCCAGCAACCTGGGTACATCCCGCCGAGACCCCAGCAGTCGCCCACAGAGGGGGACTTGGTTGGCCGAGGACGACAGAGGGGAATGGTAGTCGGAGCCACGTCCAAGTCACAAG AACTGCAGATCTCAGCCGGGTTTCAGGAGCTGTCACTGGCAGAGAGAGGAGGGCGTCGCCGAGACTTCCATGACCTTGGTGTGAACACCAGACAGAACCTTGACCATGTCAAAGAGTCAAAGACAG GCTCCTCTGGCATCATTGTGAAGCTGAGCACCAACCACTTCCGGCTGACCTCGCGCCCACAGTGGGCCCTGTACCAGTACCACATTGACTATAACCCCCTGATGGAGGCCCGCAGGCTGCGCTCTGCCCTGCTCTTCCAGCACGAAGACCTCATTGGAAGGTGTCATGCTTTCGACGGGACAATATTGTTTTTACCTAAGAGACTACAGCACAAG GTCACGGAAGTATTCAGTCAGACTCGGAATGGGGAACACGTGCGGATTACCATCACCCTGACCAACGAGCTGCCGCCCACCTCACCCACCTGCCTGCAGTTCTATAACATCATCTTCAGGAG GCTCTTGAAAATCATGAATTTGCAACAAATTGGACGGAATTATTACAACCCAAGTGACCCGATTGATATTCCAAATCACAG GTTGGTGATCTGGCCCGGCTTCACCACCTCCATACTTCAATATGAGAACAACATCATGCTTTGCACAGACGTCAGCCACAAGGTCCTCCGCAGCGAGACCGTTCTAGACTTCATGTTCAATCTGTACCAGCAGACGGAGGAGCACAAGTTCCAGGAGCAAGTGTCCAAGGAGCTCATAGGCCTCATCGTCCTCACCAA GTACAACAACAAGACCTACAGGGTGGATGACATCGACTGGGACCAGAATCCAAAGAGCACCTTCAAGAAGGCAGATGGCTCGGAGGTCAGCTTCCTGGAGTACTACAGGAAG CAATACAACCAGGAGATCACAGACTTGAAGCAGCCAGTGCTAGTGAGCCAGCCCAAGCGGAGGAGAGGCCCTGGCGGCACCCTGCCTGGCCCAGCCATGCTCATCCCAGAGCTCTGCTACCTCACAG GCCTGACTGATAAAATGCGCAATGATTTCAACGTGATGAAGGACCTGGCGGTGCACACACGGCTGACCCCTGAGCAGCGGCAGCGGGAGGTGGGCCGCCTCATCGACTACATCCACAA GGATGACAATGTGCAGAGAGAGCTTCGAGACTGGGGCCTAAGCTTCGATTCGAACTTGCTGTCCTTCTCAGGAAGAATCTTACAATCCGAGAAGATCCACCAGGGTGGAAAGACG TTTGATTACAACCCACAATTTGCAGACTGGTCCAAAGAAACGAGAGGCGCGCCGCTGATCAGCGTGAAGCCGTTGGATAACTGGCTGCTGATCTATACCCGCAGGAATTATGAAGCGGCCAACTCGCTGATACAGAACCTGTTCAAAGTGACTCCGGCCATGGGCATCCAGATGAAAAAGGCCATCAT GATCGAGGTGGACGACAGAACAGAAGCTTATCTGAGAGCCTTGCAGCAGAAGGTGACATCAGACACTCAGATA GTTGTCTGTCTCTTGTCAAGTAATCGGAAGGACAAGTATGATGCCATCAAGAAGTATTTGTGCACAGACTGCCCCACCCCAAGTCAGTGTGTGGTGGCCCGGACGCTGGGCAAGCAGCAAACAGTCATGGCCATTGCCACCAAGATCGCCCTGCAGATGAACTGCAAGATGGGAGGCGAGCTCTGGCGGGTGGACATGCCT CTGAAGCTGGCAATGATCGTGGGCATTGACTGTTACCATGACACCACAGCTGGGCGGAGGTCCATCGCAGGATTCGTTGCCAGCATCAATGAAGGGATGACCCG TTGGTTCTCCCGCTGCGTCTTTCAGGACCGTGGACAGGAGCTGGTAGACGGTCTGAAGGTGTGCTTGCAAG CTGCCCTGAGGGCTTGGAGTGGCTGCAATGAATATATGCCCAGCCGAGTCATTGTGTACCGAGACGGTGTGGGGGACGGGCAGCTGAAGACCCTGGTCAATTATGAGGTCCCACAGTTCCTAGACTGCCTCAAGTCAGTCGGGAGAGGTTACAA CCCAAGACTGACCGTGATCGTAGTGAAGAAGCGAGTCAATGCCAGGTTTTTTGCTCAGTCTGGGGGAAGACTTCAGAACCCTCTTCCGGGGACAGTCATCGATGTGGAAGTCACCAGACCAGAGTG gTATGACTTTTTCATCGTGAGCCAGGCAGTGAGAAGTGGGAGTGTGTCCCCAACACACTACAATGTCATCTACGACAGCAGTGGCCTGAAGCCCGACCACATCCAGCGGCTGACGTACAAGCTGTGTCACGTGTACTACAATTGGCCT GGAGTCATCCGAGTCCCTGCACCTTGCCAGTATGCACACAAGCTGGCCTTCCTCGTGGGCCAGAGCATCCACAGAGAGCCGAACCTCTCCCTGTCCAACCGTCTCTACTACCTCTAA
- the Piwil1 gene encoding piwi-like protein 1 isoform X1, with the protein MTGRARARARGRARGQETVQHVGAAAQSQQPGYIPPRPQQSPTEGDLVGRGRQRGMVVGATSKSQELQISAGFQELSLAERGGRRRDFHDLGVNTRQNLDHVKESKTGSSGIIVKLSTNHFRLTSRPQWALYQYHIDYNPLMEARRLRSALLFQHEDLIGRCHAFDGTILFLPKRLQHKVTEVFSQTRNGEHVRITITLTNELPPTSPTCLQFYNIIFRRLLKIMNLQQIGRNYYNPSDPIDIPNHRLVIWPGFTTSILQYENNIMLCTDVSHKVLRSETVLDFMFNLYQQTEEHKFQEQVSKELIGLIVLTKYNNKTYRVDDIDWDQNPKSTFKKADGSEVSFLEYYRKQYNQEITDLKQPVLVSQPKRRRGPGGTLPGPAMLIPELCYLTGLTDKMRNDFNVMKDLAVHTRLTPEQRQREVGRLIDYIHKDDNVQRELRDWGLSFDSNLLSFSGRILQSEKIHQGGKTFDYNPQFADWSKETRGAPLISVKPLDNWLLIYTRRNYEAANSLIQNLFKVTPAMGIQMKKAIMIEVDDRTEAYLRALQQKVTSDTQIVVCLLSSNRKDKYDAIKKYLCTDCPTPSQCVVARTLGKQQTVMAIATKIALQMNCKMGGELWRVDMPLKLAMIVGIDCYHDTTAGRRSIAGFVASINEGMTRWFSRCVFQDRGQELVDGLKVCLQAALRAWSGCNEYMPSRVIVYRDGVGDGQLKTLVNYEVPQFLDCLKSVGRGYNPRLTVIVVKKRVNARFFAQSGGRLQNPLPGTVIDVEVTRPEWYDFFIVSQAVRSGSVSPTHYNVIYDSSGLKPDHIQRLTYKLCHVYYNWPGVIRVPAPCQYAHKLAFLVGQSIHREPNLSLSNRLYYL; encoded by the exons ATGACTGGACGAGCCCGAGCCCGGGCCCGTGGCAGGGCCCGAGGTCAGGAGACGGTGCAGCATGTTGGGGCTGCTGCA CAGAGCCAGCAACCTGGGTACATCCCGCCGAGACCCCAGCAGTCGCCCACAGAGGGGGACTTGGTTGGCCGAGGACGACAGAGGGGAATGGTAGTCGGAGCCACGTCCAAGTCACAAG AACTGCAGATCTCAGCCGGGTTTCAGGAGCTGTCACTGGCAGAGAGAGGAGGGCGTCGCCGAGACTTCCATGACCTTGGTGTGAACACCAGACAGAACCTTGACCATGTCAAAGAGTCAAAGACAG GCTCCTCTGGCATCATTGTGAAGCTGAGCACCAACCACTTCCGGCTGACCTCGCGCCCACAGTGGGCCCTGTACCAGTACCACATTGACTATAACCCCCTGATGGAGGCCCGCAGGCTGCGCTCTGCCCTGCTCTTCCAGCACGAAGACCTCATTGGAAGGTGTCATGCTTTCGACGGGACAATATTGTTTTTACCTAAGAGACTACAGCACAAG GTCACGGAAGTATTCAGTCAGACTCGGAATGGGGAACACGTGCGGATTACCATCACCCTGACCAACGAGCTGCCGCCCACCTCACCCACCTGCCTGCAGTTCTATAACATCATCTTCAGGAG GCTCTTGAAAATCATGAATTTGCAACAAATTGGACGGAATTATTACAACCCAAGTGACCCGATTGATATTCCAAATCACAG GTTGGTGATCTGGCCCGGCTTCACCACCTCCATACTTCAATATGAGAACAACATCATGCTTTGCACAGACGTCAGCCACAAGGTCCTCCGCAGCGAGACCGTTCTAGACTTCATGTTCAATCTGTACCAGCAGACGGAGGAGCACAAGTTCCAGGAGCAAGTGTCCAAGGAGCTCATAGGCCTCATCGTCCTCACCAA GTACAACAACAAGACCTACAGGGTGGATGACATCGACTGGGACCAGAATCCAAAGAGCACCTTCAAGAAGGCAGATGGCTCGGAGGTCAGCTTCCTGGAGTACTACAGGAAG CAATACAACCAGGAGATCACAGACTTGAAGCAGCCAGTGCTAGTGAGCCAGCCCAAGCGGAGGAGAGGCCCTGGCGGCACCCTGCCTGGCCCAGCCATGCTCATCCCAGAGCTCTGCTACCTCACAG GCCTGACTGATAAAATGCGCAATGATTTCAACGTGATGAAGGACCTGGCGGTGCACACACGGCTGACCCCTGAGCAGCGGCAGCGGGAGGTGGGCCGCCTCATCGACTACATCCACAA GGATGACAATGTGCAGAGAGAGCTTCGAGACTGGGGCCTAAGCTTCGATTCGAACTTGCTGTCCTTCTCAGGAAGAATCTTACAATCCGAGAAGATCCACCAGGGTGGAAAGACG TTTGATTACAACCCACAATTTGCAGACTGGTCCAAAGAAACGAGAGGCGCGCCGCTGATCAGCGTGAAGCCGTTGGATAACTGGCTGCTGATCTATACCCGCAGGAATTATGAAGCGGCCAACTCGCTGATACAGAACCTGTTCAAAGTGACTCCGGCCATGGGCATCCAGATGAAAAAGGCCATCAT GATCGAGGTGGACGACAGAACAGAAGCTTATCTGAGAGCCTTGCAGCAGAAGGTGACATCAGACACTCAGATA GTTGTCTGTCTCTTGTCAAGTAATCGGAAGGACAAGTATGATGCCATCAAGAAGTATTTGTGCACAGACTGCCCCACCCCAAGTCAGTGTGTGGTGGCCCGGACGCTGGGCAAGCAGCAAACAGTCATGGCCATTGCCACCAAGATCGCCCTGCAGATGAACTGCAAGATGGGAGGCGAGCTCTGGCGGGTGGACATGCCT CTGAAGCTGGCAATGATCGTGGGCATTGACTGTTACCATGACACCACAGCTGGGCGGAGGTCCATCGCAGGATTCGTTGCCAGCATCAATGAAGGGATGACCCG TTGGTTCTCCCGCTGCGTCTTTCAGGACCGTGGACAGGAGCTGGTAGACGGTCTGAAGGTGTGCTTGCAAG CTGCCCTGAGGGCTTGGAGTGGCTGCAATGAATATATGCCCAGCCGAGTCATTGTGTACCGAGACGGTGTGGGGGACGGGCAGCTGAAGACCCTGGTCAATTATGAGGTCCCACAGTTCCTAGACTGCCTCAAGTCAGTCGGGAGAGGTTACAA CCCAAGACTGACCGTGATCGTAGTGAAGAAGCGAGTCAATGCCAGGTTTTTTGCTCAGTCTGGGGGAAGACTTCAGAACCCTCTTCCGGGGACAGTCATCGATGTGGAAGTCACCAGACCAGAGTG gTATGACTTTTTCATCGTGAGCCAGGCAGTGAGAAGTGGGAGTGTGTCCCCAACACACTACAATGTCATCTACGACAGCAGTGGCCTGAAGCCCGACCACATCCAGCGGCTGACGTACAAGCTGTGTCACGTGTACTACAATTGGCCT GGAGTCATCCGAGTCCCTGCACCTTGCCAGTATGCACACAAGCTGGCCTTCCTCGTGGGCCAGAGCATCCACAGAGAGCCGAACCTCTCCCTGTCCAACCGTCTCTACTACCTCTAA